Below is a genomic region from Deinococcus koreensis.
CATCATCTGGAGCAGCACCTGCAGCTCAAAGAGCAGCTCTTCAACGACCGCTCGGCCCGGCGGCTGCAGAGCCTTCAGGTGCAGTACGAACTCGGGCTGGCAGAAGAGCAGCGGGCCCAGGCCGAGCGGCAGAGCGCCGAGTTGCGCCAGCTCAACGCGCAGCTGGAACAGAGCAACCAGGAACGCGAAGCGGCCCACGCCGAGACCTCGCGGCTGCTGGCCCAGGTGGAACGTCAGGCCAACGAGGACGCGCTGACCGGACTGGCCAACCGCCGGGCCTTCGACCGCACCATCGAGCGGCTAGTCCGGGGAGCGCAGCTCTCGGTCATCGTGTGCGATATCGACCACTTCAAGTCCGTGAACGACCGCTTCTCCCATCTGGTCGGCGACGAGGTGCTGCGGCAGGTAGCCCGGCTGCTCAGAAGCGGGCTGCGGCAGGGCGACCTGCTGGCCCGCTACGGGGGCGAGGAGTTCGTCATCCTGATGCAGGGTACGGATGTCCAGACCACCGTCCAGATCGCCGAGCGGCTGCGCAGACTGGTCGAGCAGTATGCCTGGACGTCCATCCGGCCTGGACTTCACCTGACGCTCAGTCTGGGCGCGGCCACGACCGATGGCGAGCGCTCGGTGGCCGAACTGGTCGAAGGGGCGGATCTCGCCCTGTACCGCGCCAAGGCCGCCGGCCGCAACCAGCTGTCTCTGGGCGAGAACACGAACTGACTGTGCCCTCCGCCGGGGTTCGCGGGCCGGGCCGGAGAGCTGGGACACCCGACGGCAACGCCGAGCGAATTCCGGACAGGACGGGGCTCGATCCGGCAGAGAGCCTCCCAGAGATGCCCCGTACCGAAGGGGAAGGCGAGCGGACGGGCGATGGGCGAACATCCGGCGCTTCTCCGGGTGCCCGGGAGTCAGCCCAGTTCCGAATGCCCTGGGTTCTGTGTTCAGCATTGGTCTGACTGATATAGGACTCAAGTGATGGCAAGACCTGGCGGAGTCGCTATCAACAGACCCCTCACCCCAATCCTCTGCTTCGCCGCTCTGCGAGCCTCCCCAGGGGAGCGGGAGTCGAGAACCTGCGAAGCAGAGTCGAAGATCTGCGAAGAAGAGGGAGCCGCACCGCGGCGCAAGGGTGAGGGGTCTCGGATGTCGCAGGAGCACTTGAACTTCGTATGAAAGGACTCGCAGAGCGGCGAAGCCGGGAAGGAACACGGACAAATTTCGCCGCAGGCGAGGAACACCCGGTTCTGCTCTGGGTGTTTCGGAATGGAGCGGCAGTCCGTGTCACGGCGGTCGCCAGACCACGGGTTCGGGGCGAGCGGACGGGCACCGCTCCGCAGGAGAGCGAGGAGCCGCCCTGCACAGCGGCTGCAGTGGAGCCCAGGGGGGTGCTGTCTACCCGGAGGCGCAACCCAAGGCCGCTGTCAGACCGAAGGCGTGCCAGGTGTCCAGAGACCGCCGTTTCCCGCTGCCCCTTTATTGTCCCTCCAGTCATTTCCGGGTGAGGGTGGGCCGGGTACCGTGGAGGCAGTTCGGATCGAACGGGGTACAGCGCAGACGCCGCGGCTGACCTGATTCCCGGTCACTGCTGGCATGTTCCTGAGCTGGAGGCTCCCTCATGAAACCACTTCGACCCCTTGTCCTGACCACCCTGGCGCTCGCGCTGGCCGGGTGCGGCCTGTCCACGCGTGAACTCCCTGCCCAGGAGACGGCCACGGCACAGCAGCCCGACCGGGTGCAGACCATCCGGATCGGCGCCGACGCCGCACGCAGCACCTACGAGGCCACGCCCGGCGTGACCGTGCTCGCCTGGCAGCCCGACGCCGGCTTCGCGATCCTTGAGCGCTCCGGGGCTTCTGCCGGTGCGCCGGCACTGAGCGCCCTGGGGCTGGGCAGCAGTGAGCCCAGCGCCAGCCGCTACACCCTTCCCGAGACGCAGGCCAGCGGACTCCGGGCCGGCTCGCGCGGCCTGTGGTCCGGCGGCAACGGCGGCTGGACAAAGGGCCCCGGCGCGCTGAGGGCGTCTCCACGCAACGGACGGGGCTGGGAGCAGATCGATCTGGCAGACGCCAGACTCCTGGCCAGCCGGCTCGGCAAGGGCGTCAAGGTGGCGGTGATCGACACGGGGGTGGATCTGAAGCACCCGGCGCTGGAGGGTCACCTCTCTCCGGCCTCCGAGTGGAAGGACTACGTGGACGGCGACGCGGTGCCGCAGGAGATGGACAGCTCGGCTGGGGCGTATGGCCACGGTACCGGCGTGGCCGGCATCATCCTGCAGGTGGCGCCCGAGGCCACCATCCTGCCGATCCGGGTGCTGCGGCCCGACGGCTCGGGCGACCTCTCGGCGCTGGTGCAGGCCATCGGCTGGGCCATCGACCGGGGAGCCGACGTGATCAACCTGTCGCTGGGCTCCGATACGACGTCGGCCGCGCTGAGCAACATGCTGGGGCTGGCCACGACGCGCGGGGTCTTCACCGTGGCGTCCAGCGGCAACACGGGCGGTCAGAACGTCACCTACCCCGCCGCCGATACCGCCCTGAAGGCGGCCGGCACCTACCTGATCAGCGTCGGGAGCGTGGACGGCAGCGACTCGCTCTCCAGCTTCTCGAACTACGGCAAAGCGCTGGATCTCCTGGCGCCCGGCGAGAACGTCGTGACGGCGGCGCCGGACAGTCAGATCGCGGCCTGGAGCGGCACGTCGTTCGCGGCGCCGCAGGTCACGGGCGCGCTGGCGCTCGCGCTGGGTCAGGGCTTCAGCCCGGCACAGCTGCAGAAGAAGCTGCTCGAAGGCGCCGACAATGTCGAGAAGGCCACGGCGCGCAACGCCAGTTTCAAGAGCCTGCTGGGTCAGGGCCGCCTGAACCTGGGCACCTTCCTGGGCAAACTGAAGTAACCGCCTGAAGGAGCCGCCACCTCCCCCCACAGCCCACAAGCCCACAGAATGACGGCCGGAAGCACCGACGCTTCCGGCCGTCTCGGCTTCCCGGGAACGGACGTCCCACCCTCGGCGCAGCCCCGAGGGGTCGGCCAGGGCACTCCCCCCACCCCCCCCCAATCATTCCCAAACCCCGGGGCGCTTACAATCAGGGGGCTTCTGACAATCCAGTGCTCCCGAGGTGACACGTATGAAACTGAATTACTCAGGTCAGGAAAAGGTGCAGGCTCCCCCCGCCGTGGTGTGGGCCTTCGTGCAGGATCCCGAGCGGGTGGCGCGCTGCCTCCCCGACGTGCAGGAAGTCACGGTGCACGACCAGACCCATATGGACGCCGTCGTGCAGGTGGGCGTGGGCATGGTGCGCGGCAAGTTCAAGTTCAAGATCGAGGTGCTGCCGGACGAGGCCGCGGGCCGCGTGAACGTGAAGGTGCAGGGCGGCGGCCTGGGCAGCGTGGTCGACCTCACCGCAGGCGCCAACATCGTCGACAACGGCGACGGCACCACCATGCTCGACTGGACGGGCGACGCCACCATGCGCGGCCCGGTCGCCACCGTGGGGGGCCGGATGCTGGACGCCCAGGCCCAGAAGCTGATCTCCAAGACCTTCGAGAACATGGGGGCGCACATCGGGGCCTCGTCCGGCACGCTGGCCTGAGCCGGACTGAGACTGGAGGGCCGACACAGGGCCCGGGCGACTCCGGTCTCTGCTGTGGGCAGGTCGGCAGGGCTGTCCAACCCGCCGTCCGGCCTGCTCAGGCCCGCTCCTCTCCTCAACCCACTCCAGTTCCGTGTGAGCTGACTGGGGAATGTAAGCCCACGGGGCGCGGCCCGGCGAAGGCGCCGGCCTCAGCTGCCGGGCAACGCCGCGGGGGGCGCGGGCGGCAGCGTCTGCACCGCCGTGATCACGCCATGCGGCGACACGGCCAGCACCCGCCCCTCGGCCAGAGTCCAGAGCGCCCGGTGGATCGCCATCTCGGCCGCCGGAGTTCCGCCCGGAGCCAGCTCGTCGAGCAGCGCGGTGTAGCGCACGCTCGCCGCCTCGCCGCCGGCCCAGGGCGTGGCCGCCGCGACCAGCGCCAGGACGCGGCGCTGGTCGTCGTTCTGACCGTGGGCCAGCAGGGCCTGCCGGGCGCGGCGGCGCTCCAGCTTCGCGTCGCGCTCCTGGCGGCGCCGGTCGAGCAGCGCGGCGACCTCGTCCGGGGGGGTCTCGCCCCGGCGGGCGCGGGCCTCTCCGATCAGGGTCTCCAGGCGCTGGTCGGCGCGGGCACTGGCCTCCGCGCGCAGTTCCTGCAGCTGGGCGGCGGCCCCGCGCAGCCGTGGATCCAGGGCCACCCGCTGGGCGGCGCGGCGGGCAGCCTCGCTCAGTCCGCCCCGGCGGTCGCCCGCCTCGGGGGCCGGCTCGTCGCGCAGCGCCTTGCCGACGCGGATCAGGGTTTTGACGGTACGGGCGGTCTTGCTCTCGGGCGGCATGGGCTCTCCTCCGGGCGCGGTCGGTCACTGGGGGCCCTATGGGCGCCGAGCGGCGAAGCTCCTGCTTGGCGGCCCCCAGCGCAGACCCGGCGCCGCTCTGGTTATACCGGAGGACGATGTGAGCTGCCGTCCACCGAAAGTCCCAGCGGGCGCCGCGGGGCGTGGCCGGGGCAACAGAAGGCCCGGCCAGACGCGGCCGGGCGATGGAGCGGAAGTGGGGGCGGGCAGCGGAGCCGCGAACGCTTGTCAGGCGGCCTGGGCGGTGGGGAGCACCACGCTCTCGGGCTGGGCCTCGGCGGGCGCCGTGACCAGCGGACGAACCGGCAGCAGGGCGCCCAGGGCCAGCCCCGCCATGCTGCCGGTGGCCACGATCATCCACATCATGCCGGTCTGGCTTTCGTCGAGCAGCACGCTCAGCACCATCAGGGCGGCCGAGACCGCCATGTGGGCCAGGGCGGGGATCAGCAGGTTGCCCCCGCGCAGGTGGGCCTGCAGAAACCCGCGTCCGAAATGGAGGCCGGAGGTCACGGCAATCAGGGTGCACAGGAGCAGGGGGATGGTCATGTGTGTATCGTACCTGCCGGCCTCTCACGCCAGCCTCACGGCTGCGGGGCCCCGTCACGCATTAAGGCCCGGCGGTCTCGGTGCCCCGTGTGGGCAGAACCCACGTTCTGGAGGACGAAATGACGATTTGTAAGAGTTCGGGCGACGGCGAGACGGGCGGCATGGGCC
It encodes:
- a CDS encoding S8 family peptidase, translating into MKPLRPLVLTTLALALAGCGLSTRELPAQETATAQQPDRVQTIRIGADAARSTYEATPGVTVLAWQPDAGFAILERSGASAGAPALSALGLGSSEPSASRYTLPETQASGLRAGSRGLWSGGNGGWTKGPGALRASPRNGRGWEQIDLADARLLASRLGKGVKVAVIDTGVDLKHPALEGHLSPASEWKDYVDGDAVPQEMDSSAGAYGHGTGVAGIILQVAPEATILPIRVLRPDGSGDLSALVQAIGWAIDRGADVINLSLGSDTTSAALSNMLGLATTRGVFTVASSGNTGGQNVTYPAADTALKAAGTYLISVGSVDGSDSLSSFSNYGKALDLLAPGENVVTAAPDSQIAAWSGTSFAAPQVTGALALALGQGFSPAQLQKKLLEGADNVEKATARNASFKSLLGQGRLNLGTFLGKLK
- a CDS encoding SRPBCC family protein, with product MKLNYSGQEKVQAPPAVVWAFVQDPERVARCLPDVQEVTVHDQTHMDAVVQVGVGMVRGKFKFKIEVLPDEAAGRVNVKVQGGGLGSVVDLTAGANIVDNGDGTTMLDWTGDATMRGPVATVGGRMLDAQAQKLISKTFENMGAHIGASSGTLA